One part of the Haliotis asinina isolate JCU_RB_2024 chromosome 2, JCU_Hal_asi_v2, whole genome shotgun sequence genome encodes these proteins:
- the LOC137272356 gene encoding histidine N-acetyltransferase-like isoform X1 translates to MSNCTIRRATLEDYESVLGIGEVYNGVDYLPCKYAEFLEDDNYLNFICIVDGEVIGFLCGALIDNREAFVLRAGRVKEAYQGQGYYRALRSHLYLTMSKIKSVKQEKVVVFNEISQKLRQPDSGFEHIAMQKVRTFEIPEGSVEEISSDLQPLTQKDLRRLLSDPETRDFLFPEGILYVHQVPYKLIEGNFPSIFNKRTVLFGTPACRSQYKLVTAGHYFNVKLGFRYILDIHGSSSEELEEHIKAHLAFIRELNKGKTTVTIFTPQTFPVDVLDDILKRVGAVYLEPFHSEEHTFRRWVSE, encoded by the exons ATGAGCAACTGCACTATTCGACGGGCAACTCTTGAGgactatgaaagtgttttagggATTGGTGAAGTGTACAACGGagtggattatctcccttgtaaaTATGCTGAGTTTTTGGAGGACGACAACTACTTGAATTTTATATGCATTGTAGATGGAGAAGTG ATTGGTTTCCTGTGTGGAGCTTTGATTGACAACCGGGAAGCATTTGTTCTGAGGGCTGGGAGGGTCAAGGAGGCCTACCAAGGTCAAGGTTACTACAGAGCCCTGAGGAGCCATTTATACCTAACAATGTCGAAGATCAAATCAGTGAAACAAGAAAAGGTGGTTGTGTTCAATGAGATAAGTCAGAAACTGCGACAACCAGACAGTGGCTTTGAACACATAGCCATGCAG AAGGTTCGTACGTTCGAGATACCAGAAGGTTCTGTTGAAGAGATATCATCTGACCTTCAGCCTTTGACCCAGAAAGACCTTCGCCGCCTGCTGTCTGACCCGGAAACACGTGACTTCCTGTTTCCGGAAGGAATCCTGTATGTACACCAAGTGCCGTACAAACTTATCGAGGGCAATTTCCCaagtatttttaacaaaagaaccGTCCTGTTTGGCACTCCAGCTTGTAGATCCCAGTATAAGCTGGTGACGGCTGGACATTACTTCAATGTTAAGTTAGGCTTTCGTTATATCTTAGACATACACGGATCGTCGTCGGAAGAACTCGAGGAACATATAAAGGCTCATTTGGCATTCATTCGGGAACTTAACAAAGGAAAGACGACTGTTACTATCTTTACCCCTCAAACATTCCCTGTTGATGTACTTGACGATATCCTGAAACGTGTCGGGGCTGTTTATCTGGAGCCATTTCATTCAGAGGAGCATACCTTTAGAAGATGGGTTTCAGAATGA
- the LOC137271647 gene encoding neuronal acetylcholine receptor subunit alpha-6-like, translated as MTGRTHIMMLMQMLQIMQVWWCCNCSVQFSRTSTNLRRVLLKDYDAEVRPALNTHVSLQMVLVSLNSIDTATQSMSVNCLWYTIWRDERLTWNPSDYNGTDFLALKKTEVWTPPLVVSNEMNKVGPIGQEGVPLRVFSDGKMLWVPPTRLATSCTIDISNYPFDIQACIINITGWTYATDELDLQTDPDRPIALDLYSPHGEWELTDTSASLNDFDGGFNKQYRDIQYSLTFRRRWQYYGLTLMLPLILSSFLMTGVFAVPVESGEKIGYSLTVLLSFTVLLTLISDSLPAISTRTSALQIYLTLVMNLGTLITFLTTLVLWLYYRGDTKPLSHGTLLLYSIMARFASVKHKHRPRTLRAQVTVSDYNDMSRSRDSLNTPRIQTCSNDMSTAWSDKGGNHVFDVVTWQDFAKCLDAVFLRVFTFVFITVTVVFLGIMYGTYYVSR; from the exons ATGACCGGAAGGACACACATTATGATGCTGATGCAGATGCTGCAAATAATGCAAG TTTGGTGGTGCTGCAATTGTTCCGTACAGTTCAGCAGGACCTCCACAAATCTGAGGAGGGTTCTCCTGAAGGATTACGATGCTGAAGTGAGACCCGCCCTGAACACACACGTCTCTTTACAGATGGTGCTGGTCTCCCTAAACAGCATT GACACTGCAACTCAGTCTATGTCTGTCAATTGCTTATGGTATACG ATCTGGAGGGATGAAAGGTTAACCTGGAACCCCAGTGACTACAACGGAACAGACTTTCTGGCTTTGAAAAAGACAGAGGTGTGGACGCCACCCCTTGTCGTGTCTAATGA AATGAACAAAGTTGGGCCAATAGGGCAAGAGGGAGTTCCCCTCCGAGTCTTCAGTGATGGGAAAATGTTGTGGGTTCCTCCAACCAGATTGGCAACATCGTGCACCATAGACATTTCGAACTATCCATTTGACATCCAAGCTTGCATCATCAACATTACTGGTTGGACCTATGCAACTGATGAGCTGGACCTTCAGACTGACCCAGACAGACCCATAGCCTTAGACCTGTACTCTCCCCATGGCGAATGGGAGCTGACTGACACCTCTGCTTCACTGAACGACTTCGACGGCGGCTTCAACAAACAATACCGGGACATCCAGTACTCTCTCACATTCCGACGTCGATGGCAATACTATGGACTGACGCTCATGCTGCCTCTTATTCTGAGTTCGTTCCTAATGACAGGAGTGTTTGCTGTGCCTGTTGAATCTGGGGAAAAGATCGGCTACTCTTTGACTGTTCTGTTGTCCTTCACTGTACTGCTTACACTGATCTCCGACAGTCTTCCAGCTATATCTACAAGAACCTCAGCTCTAC AGATCTATCTAACTTTAGTGATGAACCTGGGTACATTGATCACGTTTCTCACAACGCTGGTGCTGTGGCTGTATTACCGGGGTGACACGAAGCCCCTGTCTCATGGCACTCTACTCCTCTACAGTATCATGGCGAGATTTGCCAGTGTTAAACACAAGCACCGACCAAGAACGCTCCGAGCTCAAGTGACGGTATCAGACTATAACGATATGTCAAGGTCAAGGGACTCCTTAAACACACCCAGAATCCAAACCTGTTCCAATGACATGTCGACGGCATGGAGtgacaagggaggtaatcatGTCTTCGATGTGGTCACATGGCAAGATTTTGCCAAATGCCTTGATGCGGTGTTTCTTCGCGTATTTACCTTTGTTTTTATTACTGTTACTGTTGTATTTCTGGGAATTATGTATGGGACTTATTATGTTTCCCGGTAA
- the LOC137272356 gene encoding histidine N-acetyltransferase-like isoform X2: MSNCTIRRATLEDYESVLGIGEVYNGVDYLPCKYAEFLEDDNYLNFICIVDGEVIGFLCGALIDNREAFVLRAGRVKEAYQGQGYYRALRSHLYLTMSKIKSVKQEKVVVFNEISQKLRQPDSGFEHIAMQVRTFEIPEGSVEEISSDLQPLTQKDLRRLLSDPETRDFLFPEGILYVHQVPYKLIEGNFPSIFNKRTVLFGTPACRSQYKLVTAGHYFNVKLGFRYILDIHGSSSEELEEHIKAHLAFIRELNKGKTTVTIFTPQTFPVDVLDDILKRVGAVYLEPFHSEEHTFRRWVSE, translated from the exons ATGAGCAACTGCACTATTCGACGGGCAACTCTTGAGgactatgaaagtgttttagggATTGGTGAAGTGTACAACGGagtggattatctcccttgtaaaTATGCTGAGTTTTTGGAGGACGACAACTACTTGAATTTTATATGCATTGTAGATGGAGAAGTG ATTGGTTTCCTGTGTGGAGCTTTGATTGACAACCGGGAAGCATTTGTTCTGAGGGCTGGGAGGGTCAAGGAGGCCTACCAAGGTCAAGGTTACTACAGAGCCCTGAGGAGCCATTTATACCTAACAATGTCGAAGATCAAATCAGTGAAACAAGAAAAGGTGGTTGTGTTCAATGAGATAAGTCAGAAACTGCGACAACCAGACAGTGGCTTTGAACACATAGCCATGCAG GTTCGTACGTTCGAGATACCAGAAGGTTCTGTTGAAGAGATATCATCTGACCTTCAGCCTTTGACCCAGAAAGACCTTCGCCGCCTGCTGTCTGACCCGGAAACACGTGACTTCCTGTTTCCGGAAGGAATCCTGTATGTACACCAAGTGCCGTACAAACTTATCGAGGGCAATTTCCCaagtatttttaacaaaagaaccGTCCTGTTTGGCACTCCAGCTTGTAGATCCCAGTATAAGCTGGTGACGGCTGGACATTACTTCAATGTTAAGTTAGGCTTTCGTTATATCTTAGACATACACGGATCGTCGTCGGAAGAACTCGAGGAACATATAAAGGCTCATTTGGCATTCATTCGGGAACTTAACAAAGGAAAGACGACTGTTACTATCTTTACCCCTCAAACATTCCCTGTTGATGTACTTGACGATATCCTGAAACGTGTCGGGGCTGTTTATCTGGAGCCATTTCATTCAGAGGAGCATACCTTTAGAAGATGGGTTTCAGAATGA